The Anabaena sp. WA102 genome contains a region encoding:
- a CDS encoding dipeptide epimerase, whose amino-acid sequence MQINFQTFTVNKRFPLTISRGTTAQTTNIWLQITAEGITGWGEASPFGVGNHRQSTEKIQETLQQIIPTLQKYSPWQRQEIEALLEQMQIPSAVKAAVDMALHDWLGKRVNLPLWQLWGLDKNVIVPTSVTIGINSPAGARARTGDWLQFMDVQLLKVKLGSTEGIEADQKMLLAVREEADGRDIFVDANGGWNLTDAVNMCNWLADLGIKYVEQPLARGEEANLAQLKKHSPLPIFVDESCFTSADIPQLANHVDGINIKLMKSGGITEAMRMVHTAKSHNLQVMFGCYSDSCLANTAALQLAPLADYLDLDSHLNLIDDPFTGAVVENGRVLPNNLPGLGVKHCASVA is encoded by the coding sequence ATGCAAATCAATTTTCAAACCTTTACCGTCAACAAACGATTTCCCCTCACAATTAGTCGGGGGACAACAGCACAAACAACAAATATCTGGTTACAAATTACCGCAGAAGGAATTACAGGTTGGGGAGAAGCATCTCCTTTTGGAGTGGGCAACCATAGGCAATCTACGGAGAAAATCCAGGAAACTTTGCAGCAAATCATACCTACTTTACAAAAGTATAGCCCTTGGCAACGGCAGGAAATTGAGGCACTATTAGAACAAATGCAAATTCCGTCCGCAGTCAAAGCGGCTGTGGATATGGCATTACATGATTGGTTGGGTAAGCGTGTGAATTTGCCATTGTGGCAACTGTGGGGACTGGATAAAAATGTTATAGTGCCAACATCGGTAACAATTGGCATTAACTCCCCAGCAGGTGCAAGGGCAAGGACGGGAGACTGGTTACAATTTATGGACGTGCAGTTGTTAAAAGTCAAATTGGGTTCAACCGAGGGAATAGAAGCAGATCAAAAAATGCTCTTAGCGGTACGGGAAGAAGCGGACGGAAGAGATATATTTGTTGATGCTAACGGAGGTTGGAATTTGACCGATGCTGTAAATATGTGTAATTGGTTAGCTGATTTGGGAATAAAATATGTAGAACAGCCATTAGCAAGAGGTGAAGAAGCAAATTTAGCCCAGTTAAAAAAACATTCTCCGTTACCAATTTTTGTAGATGAAAGTTGCTTTACCAGTGCGGATATTCCCCAATTAGCTAATCATGTTGATGGCATTAATATCAAATTAATGAAATCTGGGGGAATCACTGAAGCCATGCGGATGGTGCATACAGCCAAATCTCATAATTTACAAGTCATGTTTGGCTGTTATTCTGATAGTTGTCTTGCTAATACCGCCGCTTTACAACTTGCACCACTGGCTGATTATTTGGATTTAGATAGTCACTTAAATCTAATTGATGATCCTTTTACTGGTGCAGTGGTGGAAAATGGGCGAGTTTTGCCGAATAATTTACCTGGTTTGGGAGTGAAACATTGTGCGTCTGTCGCT
- a CDS encoding DUF4276 family protein, giving the protein MIKRHRLYIFVEGQTEETFVKELLCKHFLRQNQNIDVIPILVKTSSKGKGGVVSYGKIKPQLLKFYNDSNAFVTTMFDLYGLPADFPGKSSIPTTANLFEKAEYLEQQMGADIGIQNFIPNLLVHEFEGLLYSNPQAFLEYFDQSTVEQLQSERESFPSPEHINDSPITAPSKRILRCCPGYDKPLHGSLIAMDIGLDTIRKQCQHFDKWLTKLENIK; this is encoded by the coding sequence ATGATTAAAAGACACCGATTATACATTTTTGTAGAAGGACAGACTGAAGAAACTTTTGTAAAAGAATTACTATGCAAACATTTTCTGCGACAAAACCAAAACATAGATGTTATACCTATTCTGGTAAAAACTAGTTCAAAAGGTAAAGGTGGTGTGGTTAGTTATGGAAAAATAAAACCTCAATTGCTTAAATTTTATAATGATAGCAATGCTTTTGTAACTACAATGTTTGATCTGTATGGACTACCAGCAGACTTTCCCGGTAAAAGTTCTATTCCCACTACAGCTAATCTTTTTGAGAAAGCTGAATATCTTGAACAACAAATGGGCGCAGATATTGGAATCCAAAATTTTATTCCTAATTTATTGGTGCATGAATTTGAGGGACTTCTTTATAGTAATCCACAAGCTTTTTTAGAATACTTCGATCAAAGTACCGTAGAACAGCTACAAAGTGAGCGTGAATCATTTCCTTCACCTGAACATATTAATGATAGTCCGATAACAGCACCTTCTAAACGTATTCTTCGATGTTGTCCTGGATATGATAAACCTTTACATGGTTCTTTAATTGCTATGGATATCGGATTGGATACAATACGTAAACAGTGTCAGCATTTCGATAAATGGTTAACAAAACTGGAAAATATCAAGTAG
- a CDS encoding AAA family ATPase → MNLAKQRILELQKQKQGENMSSRQIINMTEEKITLAKLISEKQLSRIVLKGFKSIAECNLELTQLNILIGCNGAGKSNFISFFRMVQEILDGHLQVFVSRQGGPDTILHFGRKTTEQLEIELYFGNNRYLATLEPTQDNRLMFSKESFGWSSGKSKMRSQALIGSGHFETQAFTGTGTKMDKYILSAMQQWRVYHFHDTSDSAYVKQAAPINDNIYLRPDARNLAAFLYLLKNNYSQSYQQIVKTIRLVAPFFGDFLLRPSPHNNDVIELEWFEQGQDMPFKAHLLSDGTLRFICLATVFLQPTALQPETILVDEPELGLHPYAITILASLMRSISREKQVIVSTQSVELLNEFSADDVIVVDRKYGKSLLRRLHEDDLQEWLEDYTLGELWKKNIIGGRPSR, encoded by the coding sequence TTGAACTTAGCTAAACAACGGATTTTAGAGTTACAAAAACAGAAACAAGGAGAAAATATGTCATCCCGTCAGATTATTAATATGACCGAGGAAAAAATTACTCTGGCAAAGTTGATTAGTGAAAAACAACTATCAAGGATTGTTTTGAAGGGCTTTAAATCTATTGCAGAATGTAATCTTGAACTTACTCAACTCAATATACTCATTGGCTGCAATGGCGCAGGAAAATCCAATTTTATCAGCTTTTTTCGCATGGTTCAAGAGATACTTGATGGACATTTGCAAGTTTTTGTTAGTCGTCAAGGTGGACCAGATACAATATTGCATTTTGGTCGAAAAACAACTGAACAATTAGAGATTGAACTATATTTTGGCAATAATAGATACCTTGCCACCCTTGAACCTACTCAAGATAACCGTCTGATGTTTTCTAAAGAGTCATTTGGCTGGAGTAGTGGTAAGTCAAAAATGCGATCGCAAGCACTAATAGGTAGTGGTCATTTTGAAACTCAGGCTTTTACTGGTACTGGTACAAAAATGGATAAATATATATTATCTGCCATGCAGCAATGGCGGGTTTATCATTTTCATGATACCAGCGACAGTGCCTATGTAAAACAAGCTGCTCCTATTAATGATAATATTTATCTACGTCCAGATGCTCGCAATTTGGCGGCTTTTTTATATTTATTGAAAAATAACTATTCCCAATCTTATCAACAAATTGTTAAAACAATCAGACTTGTCGCACCTTTCTTTGGTGATTTTTTATTGCGTCCTTCTCCACACAATAATGATGTGATAGAGCTAGAATGGTTTGAGCAAGGTCAAGATATGCCTTTTAAAGCTCATCTTCTTTCTGATGGAACACTGCGTTTTATATGTTTAGCAACGGTATTTTTACAACCTACTGCTTTACAACCAGAAACTATTTTAGTTGATGAACCAGAATTAGGTCTTCACCCCTATGCAATTACTATTTTAGCTTCTTTAATGCGTTCTATTTCGAGAGAAAAACAAGTGATTGTTTCTACTCAGTCAGTTGAATTATTGAATGAATTTAGTGCAGATGATGTGATTGTTGTAGATAGAAAATATGGTAAATCATTACTTCGCAGATTGCATGAGGATGATTTACAAGAATGGTTAGAAGATTATACTTTAGGAGAATTATGGAAAAAGAACATTATTGGAGGTAGACCTTCAAGATGA
- a CDS encoding type II toxin-antitoxin system HicA family toxin → MPKLPRLTAKESEKLLLNAGFIEMRSKGSHRIYFRENVRVVIPFHSGKILHPKTVQQVFTAIEAFAVENTEEEINKDD, encoded by the coding sequence TTGCCTAAACTGCCGCGACTAACTGCCAAAGAATCTGAAAAATTACTATTAAATGCTGGTTTTATAGAAATGAGAAGCAAAGGTAGTCACAGAATTTATTTTCGAGAAAATGTTAGAGTAGTGATTCCTTTTCATTCAGGTAAGATTCTACATCCGAAAACAGTACAACAAGTTTTTACTGCTATTGAAGCTTTTGCAGTTGAGAACACAGAAGAAGAAATAAATAAAGATGACTAA
- a CDS encoding type II toxin-antitoxin system HicB family antitoxin — MSYKVSIVIEKDEHGYYAYCPELPGCQSEGDSLETVQANIKEAVELYIETLSEFEKQALQHKDILTMTLEVKVA; from the coding sequence ATGTCCTATAAAGTTAGTATTGTCATTGAAAAAGATGAACATGGCTATTATGCTTATTGTCCTGAACTTCCTGGATGTCAATCTGAAGGTGATTCATTAGAAACAGTACAAGCAAATATCAAAGAAGCTGTTGAATTATATATAGAAACATTATCAGAATTTGAGAAACAAGCACTTCAGCACAAAGACATATTAACTATGACTTTGGAGGTGAAAGTTGCCTAA
- a CDS encoding twin-arginine translocase TatA/TatE family subunit, with amino-acid sequence MFGLGWPEVGIIAIVAILIFGPKKIPELGGVLGKSLRNLQEGMKKSNEDDHSDKENFD; translated from the coding sequence ATGTTTGGATTAGGCTGGCCGGAAGTAGGGATTATTGCCATAGTTGCTATTTTGATTTTTGGACCGAAGAAAATTCCTGAGTTGGGAGGAGTCTTGGGAAAAAGTCTCAGAAATTTACAAGAAGGAATGAAAAAATCTAATGAAGATGATCATTCAGACAAAGAAAACTTCGATTAA
- a CDS encoding serine/threonine protein kinase, giving the protein MNREILANRYELQKQLGKKAGRRTFLATDLVTGKSVIVKLLAFSSDFEWDDLKLFEREAQTLKSLSHSQIPAYLDYFEVNSSKYQGFALVQTYIPAQTLEQYLQTGRKFTEVEVKEIASSVLEILIYLHNLNPPVIHRDLKPSNILLGERSGNSVGPVYLIDFGSVQTVLAAEGGTRTVVGTYGYMPQEQFGGRTVPASDLYSLGATLIYLVTGTHPADLPQKDFCIQFEQATNLSPSLTNWLKWMTQISLEKRLSSASEALSVLQKDFSREIIPLELTRGDWYWDKNNWTLKQQQQQDKPAGSKVQLTKNEDALDITIPPVGFQSSMVFMGFFAIFWNLFILVWTIGALSAPFPGNIPFALFSLPFWGVGFSMIYGIVYGLFGGVSIHIDQQQISLNHQLGKWKIPRCRSVSRESINKLVYTPQYFTKDSDGNKTQVPAKLVIWAGVEKFEFSVNNFPIKSVGQLEWLARELSQWLNMPIITE; this is encoded by the coding sequence ATGAACAGGGAAATATTAGCTAATCGTTACGAACTTCAAAAACAGCTAGGCAAAAAAGCCGGCAGAAGGACTTTTCTCGCTACTGATTTAGTAACTGGAAAATCGGTAATTGTCAAGTTACTTGCTTTCAGTAGTGATTTTGAATGGGATGATCTCAAGTTGTTTGAGAGAGAAGCCCAAACCTTAAAGTCTTTATCACATTCTCAGATTCCTGCCTACTTAGACTATTTTGAAGTAAATTCCTCTAAATATCAAGGATTTGCCCTTGTCCAAACTTATATACCAGCCCAAACTCTAGAGCAATATTTACAAACTGGGAGAAAATTCACTGAAGTCGAAGTTAAAGAAATTGCTTCATCAGTTTTAGAAATTCTTATATATTTACATAATTTAAATCCACCAGTTATCCACCGTGATCTTAAGCCTAGCAATATTTTATTAGGAGAGCGCTCTGGTAATAGCGTTGGTCCAGTTTATTTAATAGATTTTGGGTCAGTCCAGACCGTCCTAGCAGCAGAAGGAGGGACAAGAACTGTTGTCGGAACTTATGGTTATATGCCACAGGAACAGTTTGGAGGGCGTACTGTTCCCGCTTCTGACCTTTATAGTTTAGGTGCAACTCTGATATATTTGGTAACGGGGACTCACCCAGCAGATTTACCCCAAAAGGATTTTTGCATTCAGTTTGAGCAAGCAACTAACCTGAGTCCCAGTTTAACCAACTGGCTAAAGTGGATGACACAAATTAGTTTAGAAAAACGCTTGAGTTCTGCAAGTGAAGCTTTGTCTGTTTTACAAAAGGATTTTTCCAGAGAAATCATCCCATTAGAATTAACACGAGGTGATTGGTATTGGGATAAGAATAATTGGACTCTCAAACAACAGCAGCAGCAGGACAAACCAGCGGGTAGTAAAGTTCAACTCACAAAAAATGAAGATGCTTTAGACATTACTATTCCTCCCGTTGGCTTTCAATCCTCAATGGTGTTTATGGGTTTTTTTGCCATATTTTGGAATTTATTTATCTTAGTTTGGACTATTGGCGCTCTTTCTGCACCTTTTCCCGGTAATATACCCTTTGCGTTGTTCTCCCTACCTTTTTGGGGTGTAGGTTTTTCGATGATTTACGGTATAGTATACGGCTTATTTGGTGGTGTCAGCATACATATAGATCAGCAACAAATTTCTCTTAATCACCAGTTAGGGAAATGGAAAATCCCCCGTTGTCGTTCAGTTTCCAGAGAAAGTATTAATAAACTGGTTTATACACCCCAATATTTTACTAAAGACTCAGACGGGAATAAAACTCAAGTACCTGCAAAATTGGTAATTTGGGCAGGGGTAGAAAAATTTGAGTTTAGTGTTAATAATTTTCCGATCAAATCGGTAGGACAACTGGAATGGTTAGCCAGGGAATTAAGTCAGTGGTTAAATATGCCAATTATAACAGAATAA
- the cbiT gene encoding precorrin-6Y C5,15-methyltransferase subunit CbiT, which produces MPSPLWPYITPGIPDELFENLPGIPLSQRELRLLLISQLRLQADSVLWDIGAGTGTIPIEVGLLCPQGRVIAIERDEDVANLIRRNCDRFEVKNVEVIEGSAPECLNQIKSVPDRICIEGGKAIQDIVQAAWQYLPTSGRVVATAANLENLYTISQSFSQLRVRNIEVVQSAVNRLETRGYSQTFVAADPIFILSGEKLE; this is translated from the coding sequence ATGCCTTCCCCACTTTGGCCTTACATCACCCCAGGTATTCCCGACGAATTATTTGAGAATTTACCAGGTATTCCTCTGAGTCAGCGAGAATTAAGATTGTTGTTGATTTCCCAATTACGACTACAAGCTGATTCTGTATTGTGGGATATTGGTGCAGGAACAGGTACAATTCCTATAGAGGTAGGTTTATTGTGTCCCCAAGGACGGGTAATTGCTATCGAAAGGGACGAGGATGTTGCTAATCTAATTAGACGCAACTGCGATCGCTTTGAAGTTAAAAACGTCGAAGTTATTGAGGGTAGCGCCCCAGAATGCTTAAACCAAATCAAGTCAGTACCTGATCGCATCTGCATTGAGGGAGGAAAAGCCATACAGGATATTGTCCAAGCTGCATGGCAGTATTTACCAACATCTGGTCGAGTGGTTGCCACTGCTGCTAATCTAGAAAATCTGTATACCATTTCTCAAAGCTTTTCTCAGTTAAGAGTTAGGAATATTGAAGTTGTCCAGTCAGCGGTGAATCGCTTAGAAACACGGGGCTATTCTCAAACCTTTGTAGCAGCCGATCCCATTTTCATTCTCAGTGGTGAGAAACTAGAGTGA
- a CDS encoding phosphatidate cytidylyltransferase, whose translation MPWSRIISGIVAIIMALSATLLGGWYFTIAIAIVVFLGQQEYFNLVRSRGITPSVKTTMIVSQVLLAICTLNGSLADAIMPIAGTLICFYLLFQPKLATIADISASIMGLFYVGYLPSYWVRLRGIDHAISSNLPLGGYWPSNWQDIGQGNLTAFPTGLTATILTFLCIWAADIGAYTFGKFFGKTRLSDISPKKTVEGAVFGISASVAVAITGAYFLNFPDWLITGFTLGLIIGIASLLGDLTESLLKRDAGVKDSGQLIPGHGGILDRTDSYIFTAPLVYYFVTLLLPLLEKTL comes from the coding sequence ATGCCCTGGTCTCGAATTATTAGTGGAATTGTTGCAATTATCATGGCGCTATCTGCAACCCTATTGGGGGGTTGGTATTTTACGATAGCGATCGCTATTGTCGTATTTTTAGGTCAACAAGAATATTTTAATTTGGTTCGCTCTAGAGGCATAACACCCTCAGTTAAAACTACCATGATTGTTAGTCAAGTTCTACTGGCAATTTGTACCCTTAATGGTAGTTTAGCTGATGCAATTATGCCAATAGCCGGAACACTTATTTGTTTTTACCTACTTTTTCAACCCAAATTAGCCACCATTGCGGATATTTCCGCTTCTATTATGGGTTTGTTTTATGTAGGTTACTTACCAAGTTACTGGGTCAGGTTACGGGGAATTGATCATGCTATTAGCAGTAATTTACCTTTAGGTGGTTATTGGCCATCTAATTGGCAAGATATCGGACAAGGCAATTTGACTGCCTTTCCCACAGGTTTAACTGCGACTATCCTCACGTTCTTATGTATTTGGGCTGCGGATATTGGCGCTTATACTTTTGGTAAATTCTTTGGGAAAACTCGGTTATCAGATATTAGTCCCAAAAAAACCGTAGAAGGTGCAGTTTTTGGTATTAGTGCTAGTGTAGCTGTTGCGATCACAGGAGCTTACTTTCTCAATTTTCCCGACTGGTTAATCACTGGTTTCACATTGGGTCTAATTATTGGTATTGCTAGTTTGTTAGGTGACTTAACAGAATCTTTGCTCAAACGTGATGCTGGTGTCAAGGATTCAGGACAATTGATCCCTGGTCATGGAGGGATTTTAGATCGCACCGATAGCTATATTTTTACTGCTCCTTTAGTGTATTATTTCGTTACCTTACTTTTACCTTTATTAGAAAAAACGCTGTAA
- a CDS encoding LmeA family phospholipid-binding protein has protein sequence MTEPSSPNTNNSKVRIITKVLTSAIKLWLRSQLNQVSHLEVQITASDRQLLSGCIPGVSISASNAVYQGLHATQIELQAEQIQLNVASILKGQPLQLSAIVPVVGKLIIAEQDLNNSLSSPLLLTAINDVLIPLLAEYSLNFKDITWRRITLDNQVLILNGIPVSEIEGAFFNIYLGLELLNGQELQLTQVRIKTDQEVLLEKNSPYIINLGTDVDIEKISLIPEQLSCYGRININP, from the coding sequence ATGACAGAACCAAGTTCCCCAAATACAAATAACAGCAAAGTCAGGATCATTACAAAAGTTTTAACATCAGCGATTAAGCTTTGGTTAAGAAGCCAATTAAATCAAGTATCTCATTTAGAGGTACAGATTACAGCAAGCGATCGCCAATTGCTGTCTGGTTGCATTCCTGGAGTATCAATTTCTGCTAGTAATGCTGTGTATCAAGGTCTTCATGCTACACAAATTGAACTTCAGGCAGAACAGATCCAACTGAATGTGGCTTCAATTTTGAAAGGACAACCTTTGCAATTATCAGCAATAGTACCTGTAGTTGGTAAGCTGATAATCGCTGAACAGGATCTTAATAATTCTCTGTCATCTCCATTATTATTAACAGCTATAAATGATGTACTGATTCCACTACTAGCAGAATATAGCCTAAATTTCAAGGACATTACTTGGCGAAGAATCACCCTTGACAATCAGGTATTGATCCTGAATGGTATCCCAGTCTCTGAGATAGAAGGGGCATTTTTCAATATTTATTTAGGCTTAGAACTGCTCAATGGTCAAGAACTACAATTAACACAAGTTCGGATCAAGACCGATCAAGAGGTGCTGTTAGAAAAGAATTCTCCTTATATTATAAATCTGGGAACAGATGTTGATATCGAAAAAATTTCTCTGATACCGGAACAACTTAGTTGTTATGGACGTATTAACATTAACCCATAA
- a CDS encoding pseudouridine synthase: protein MEARLQKILAQWGIASRREAEEMIRQSRVCVNGVLAHLGQKVDPHQDKISIDGQPVLGEQRPSKMYLLLHKPAGFVSTCHDPQGRPTVLDLLPSALRTGWGIHPVGRLDVDSTGALILTNDGELTYGLTHPSHSIPKTYRVVVQGHPPAKVLENWSQGIVLEGRITRPAQVRLIENYIDQSCLEIVLQEGRNRQIRRIAEQLGYPVIKLHRTAIGSIQLKTSTTASLPSGKYRHLSQDEISFLNKQIIRTPIKTKPS from the coding sequence ATGGAGGCACGGCTACAAAAAATTCTAGCTCAATGGGGTATAGCCTCACGACGTGAAGCTGAAGAAATGATTAGGCAATCACGAGTATGTGTGAATGGGGTATTAGCACATTTAGGACAAAAAGTCGATCCTCACCAAGATAAAATCTCTATAGATGGTCAACCTGTACTGGGAGAACAGCGTCCATCCAAAATGTATTTATTACTGCATAAACCAGCAGGATTTGTCTCCACTTGCCATGATCCCCAAGGAAGACCAACGGTTTTGGATCTCCTTCCGTCAGCATTAAGAACCGGATGGGGTATTCACCCGGTTGGCCGTTTAGATGTAGACTCGACAGGAGCATTGATTTTAACCAATGATGGAGAATTGACCTATGGACTTACCCATCCTAGTCATAGTATTCCCAAGACCTACCGCGTTGTAGTTCAAGGACACCCTCCAGCAAAAGTTCTCGAAAATTGGAGTCAGGGTATAGTTCTGGAAGGAAGAATCACAAGACCTGCTCAAGTGCGTTTGATTGAAAATTATATTGATCAAAGCTGTTTAGAGATAGTTTTACAGGAAGGAAGAAACCGTCAAATTCGTCGTATAGCCGAACAGTTGGGATATCCAGTCATTAAGCTACATCGCACGGCTATTGGTTCAATTCAATTAAAAACATCAACAACAGCATCCTTGCCATCTGGTAAATACCGTCATCTTAGTCAGGATGAAATTAGTTTTTTAAATAAGCAGATAATTCGCACACCTATTAAGACAAAGCCGAGTTAA
- a CDS encoding helix-turn-helix domain-containing protein, producing MKWFRKKGKQSIKPSIKEHQAEKLGQLGSQLGSLRQEQGLTLDELVVFTRIPRRLLQAIEEGNLSDLPEPIYVQGLIRQFADALGIRGGEFASHFPIGSQSVSVQSNWKVQAVPQLRPIHLYLLYIGLIFCSVNGLSQLLNNSTLQANNRQIQPKTVTQLAGEEAANNTFINKQGDQSVQIGVTLKASSWISVVTDGKTAFEGVLPQGSSRTWNATEQLTVKTDNAGGVLMSVNQQEAKEMGEIGKAQEINIAAKPNL from the coding sequence ATGAAATGGTTCAGAAAGAAGGGTAAACAGTCAATCAAACCTTCTATCAAGGAACATCAAGCCGAAAAGTTAGGGCAACTTGGCTCTCAACTAGGTTCGCTACGGCAGGAACAGGGTTTAACTCTAGATGAGTTAGTCGTATTCACCAGAATTCCTCGAAGACTTTTACAAGCCATTGAAGAAGGTAATTTAAGCGACTTACCAGAACCCATCTATGTTCAAGGCTTAATTAGACAGTTTGCAGACGCTTTAGGAATTCGGGGTGGGGAATTTGCTAGTCATTTCCCCATTGGTTCTCAATCAGTAAGTGTTCAATCCAATTGGAAAGTACAAGCTGTTCCTCAATTACGTCCTATTCATCTTTACCTGCTTTATATTGGGCTGATTTTCTGCTCTGTTAACGGTTTATCCCAGTTGTTGAATAATTCCACTTTGCAAGCAAACAATCGCCAAATTCAACCAAAAACTGTAACCCAATTGGCAGGGGAAGAAGCTGCTAATAATACATTTATCAACAAGCAAGGGGATCAATCCGTACAAATTGGTGTCACATTAAAAGCTTCATCTTGGATTAGCGTGGTTACAGATGGTAAAACAGCCTTTGAGGGAGTTTTACCACAAGGTTCTAGCCGCACCTGGAACGCCACCGAGCAACTGACAGTAAAAACTGATAATGCTGGTGGTGTGTTAATGAGTGTGAATCAGCAGGAAGCAAAGGAAATGGGAGAAATCGGCAAAGCTCAAGAAATCAACATTGCTGCTAAACCAAACTTATAG
- the malQ gene encoding 4-alpha-glucanotransferase: MPFPRSSGILLHPTSFPSRFGIGDLGLEAYRFIDFLKNSQQQYWQVLPLGPTGYGNSPYMCYSAMAGNYFLISPEKLLEEGLLIAEDLADLPDFTVDKVDFNEVIPVKVNLLIKACEDFKIKANSTQKQAFAKFCADKGYWLNNYALFMALKDIQNGASWYNWEPELAKREPAALAQMEKELAEEIFYYKFVQYEFFRQWSELKNYANDNGIEIIGDIPIYVAHDSADVWANPEIFALDAETGEVALMAGVPPDYFSATGQLWGNPVYNWEELQKQDFKWWILRFEAMLDYVDIIRIDHFRGFEAYWAVPQGETTAMNGEWIEAPGVALFEAIRKHLGKLPVLAEDLGIITPEVEALRDQFEFPGMKVLQFAFGSDPGNPFLPFNYTRNAVVYTGTHDNDTTVGWFNAANDYEKQNLLLYLGCISPDGINWDLIRLALSSIANQAIIPLQDVLGLGTQARMNFPSTAVGNWEWRYQSGVLTPDLSDRLKTLTFRCGRAYREAGDR, translated from the coding sequence ATGCCTTTTCCTAGATCAAGTGGTATTTTACTACATCCTACTTCTTTCCCCAGTCGGTTTGGTATTGGGGATTTGGGTTTGGAAGCTTATCGGTTTATTGATTTTCTCAAAAATAGTCAGCAGCAATATTGGCAAGTTTTACCGCTAGGACCGACTGGTTACGGTAATTCTCCTTATATGTGCTACTCCGCAATGGCTGGAAATTACTTTTTGATTAGTCCAGAGAAGTTGTTAGAGGAGGGTTTGTTAATTGCCGAAGATTTGGCTGATTTACCAGATTTTACCGTAGATAAGGTAGATTTTAATGAGGTGATCCCTGTCAAGGTCAATCTGCTCATTAAAGCTTGTGAGGATTTTAAAATTAAAGCAAATTCAACTCAAAAACAGGCTTTTGCTAAGTTTTGTGCTGATAAAGGCTATTGGTTAAATAATTATGCGCTATTTATGGCTCTTAAAGATATCCAAAATGGTGCAAGCTGGTACAATTGGGAACCGGAATTGGCAAAGCGTGAACCAGCAGCTTTAGCTCAGATGGAAAAAGAATTAGCAGAGGAGATTTTTTATTACAAGTTTGTTCAATATGAGTTTTTCCGGCAGTGGTCAGAACTGAAAAACTATGCTAATGACAATGGGATAGAGATTATTGGTGATATCCCTATTTATGTAGCCCATGATAGTGCTGATGTGTGGGCTAATCCTGAGATTTTTGCTTTAGATGCAGAAACGGGAGAAGTGGCTTTAATGGCGGGAGTTCCACCCGACTACTTTAGCGCTACTGGTCAATTATGGGGAAATCCGGTTTATAACTGGGAAGAATTGCAAAAACAAGATTTCAAATGGTGGATATTACGCTTTGAGGCGATGCTGGATTATGTGGATATAATTCGCATTGATCATTTCCGGGGTTTTGAGGCTTATTGGGCTGTTCCCCAGGGAGAAACGACTGCCATGAATGGCGAATGGATTGAAGCACCTGGAGTGGCTTTATTTGAGGCAATTAGAAAGCATTTGGGTAAGTTACCTGTTTTGGCGGAGGATTTGGGAATTATTACGCCAGAAGTGGAAGCACTGCGAGATCAGTTTGAGTTTCCAGGGATGAAAGTATTGCAGTTTGCCTTTGGTTCTGATCCCGGTAATCCTTTTTTACCCTTTAACTACACACGAAATGCTGTAGTTTATACTGGTACTCATGATAATGATACGACTGTAGGCTGGTTTAATGCTGCAAATGATTACGAAAAGCAAAATCTATTGTTGTATTTGGGTTGTATCAGTCCAGATGGTATAAACTGGGATTTAATTAGGTTAGCTTTGAGTTCTATTGCCAATCAAGCAATTATACCTTTGCAGGATGTATTAGGTTTGGGGACTCAAGCCCGGATGAATTTTCCCAGTACGGCGGTGGGAAATTGGGAGTGGCGTTACCAATCGGGGGTATTAACGCCAGATTTAAGCGATCGCCTAAAAACTCTCACTTTCCGTTGCGGACGCGCTTATAGGGAAGCAGGTGACAGGTGA